The proteins below come from a single Salvelinus fontinalis isolate EN_2023a chromosome 1, ASM2944872v1, whole genome shotgun sequence genomic window:
- the LOC129840695 gene encoding formin-like protein 1 isoform X1 (The sequence of the model RefSeq protein was modified relative to this genomic sequence to represent the inferred CDS: added 84 bases not found in genome assembly) — protein sequence MGNAAGSMEFPTGKEGKTVSFPPGSETPQKQAAGPKIPMPAEEELEERFNVVLNSMNLPPDKVKILCQYDNEKKWELVCDQERFQVKNPPSAYLLKLRSYLDQGGVSRKFKRRVQESTQVLRELEISLRTNHIGWAQEFLSEENRGLDFLVDYMSFAQCAVTYDMDSLDNGTATPDKSVEDLTRSAGNSPIHSASKAARSLTVRFNALHSRKAMRNSRLVSQKDDVHLCIMCLRAIMNYQSGFNLVMTHPCCVNEITLSLNNRNPRTKALVLELLAAVCLVRGGHDIILSAFDNFKEVCGERSRFEKLMEYFSNEDSNIDFMVACMQFINIVVHSVENMNFRVHLQYEFSHHGLDDYLQRLKFTESDRLLVQIQAYLDNVFDVGALLEDAETKNALLEHMEELQDHNAQISSRLQESEREALETVSELEKHLIQTTKEVELLKESLRESCAQVTILQQREIEREIERERERERQRDRDRSAQALAELEEKVQGLVDQQLIRIERSSSGHLDLHVIPFILPVSIHAETEQITTVDGPVAPPTSVVPPPPPAPPLPGATEVTAQAPPPPPPPPPPPPPPCPTAPPPLPPPLPGGGMALPPPPPSVGMAPPFGGMHDGHTGNRNKKPIQTKYRMPSFNWQALKPNQVAGTIFNELDDENVLGELNMDAFEEQFKTKAQTAQADVGTLRAKVAQKIPSKVSLLESNRAKNLAITLRKGGMTTSDICTAIETYNQEALSLDFLELLERFIPSEYEVKLIQNYERDGRPLDELPEEDRFMVRFGKIPRLAQRISTLTFMGNFPESIQLIQPQLNAIIAASMSIKSSSKLKKILEIILAFGNYMNSSKRGAAYGFRLQSLDLLLDTKSTDRKQTLLHFIVSIIQEKYPELQAFHSELHFMDKAALVSLDSILQDVCALKRGMEVTRKEFAVQEDNPVLQDFLTSNNDLLDSVVEDGKTAQDVYESTVEYFGENPKTTPPSMFFPVFVRFIKAYKQAEQENEQRKKQDVLSREGRTGPPSTSTSAKPEIPQKQVPMMPKLPQMDLIAELKRRQVIPLVREGKDGAIEDIITDLRNQPYRRTDGSRVSAKWKPGQKLQVSSDISL from the exons GAACGGTTCCAAGTGAAGAATCCACCCTCTGCTTACTTGCTGAAGCTCAGAAGTTATCTTGACCAGGGAGGGGTTAGTCGTAAG TTCAAGAGGCGTGTCCAGGAGTCCACACAGGTCTTGAGAGAGCTGGAAATTTCCCTGAGGACCAATCATATTGG CTGGGCTCAGGAGTTCCTCAGTGAGGAGAACCGGGGCCTGGACTTCCTGGTTGACTATATGTCCTTCGCCCAATGTGCCGTCAC CTATGACATGGACAGTTTGGACAACGGGACAGCCACACCGGACAAATCTGTGGAGGACTTGACGAGGAGTGCCGGTAACTCTCCGATCCATAGTGCTTCTAAAGCTGCTCGTTCCCTTACTGTGAG ATTCAACGCTCTCCACAGCAGGAAAGCGATGAGGAACTCACGCCTCGTCAGTCAGAAAGACGACGTTCACCTCTGCATCATGTGCCTCCGTGCAATCATGAACTACCAG TCTGGGTTTAACCTGGTGATGACCCACCCGTGTTGTGTGAACGAGATCACCCTCAGCCTCAACAACAGGAACCCCAG GACCAAAGCTCTAGTTCTGGAGCTGCTGGCTGCTGTATGTCTAGTGAGGGGCGGTCATGACATCATCCTCTCCGCTTTTGACAACTTCAAAGAG GTATGTGGAGAGAGGAGCCGATTCGAGAAGCTCATGGAGTATTTCTCCAATGAAGACAGCAACATTGACTTCATG GTGGCGTGCATGCAGTTCATCAACATCGTGGTCCACTCCGTTGAGAACATGAACTTCAGGGTTCATCTGCAGTATGAGTTTAGCCACCATGGCCTGGATGACTACCTCCAG AGGTTAAAGTTCACGGAGAGTGACAGGCTGCTGGTGCAGATCCAGGCCTACCTGGACAACGTGTTTGATGTGGGGGCTCTGCTGGAGGATGCGGAGACCAAGAATGCCCTGTTGGAGCACATGGAGGAGCTGCAGGACCACAATGCACAG ataAGCAGCAGATtgcaagagagtgagagggaggcgTTGGAGACAGTGTCAGAGTTGGAGAAACATCTCATCCAGACCACCAAAGAGGTGGAGCTGCTAAAG GAGAGTCTGCGTGAGTCCTGTGCCCAGGTGACCATTTTACaacagagggagatagagagagagatagaacgagagagggaacgagagaggcagagggatagAGATCGTTCGGCCCAGGCCTTGGCGGAGCTGGAGGAGAAAGTTCAGGGGCTTGTGGACCAGCAGCTGATTCGAATTGAGCGCTCGTCCTCGGGACACCTGGACCTCCATGTCATCCCTTTCATccttcctgtttccatccatgCTGAAACAG AACAAATCACGACTGTCGATGGACCTGTGGCCCCTCCCACATCTGTAGTCCCGCCCCCACCTCCTGCTCCTCCATTACCTGGTGCAACAGAGGTCACGGCacaagctcctcctcctcctcctcctcctcctcctcctcctccccctccatgcCCGACGGCACCACcacctctgcccccccctcttCCAGGGGGTGGTATGGCCCTCCCGCCACCACCTCCAAGTGTTGGAATGGCCCCGCCATTTGGGGGCATGCATGATGGACACACCG GTAACAGAAACAAGAAGCCCATTCAGACTAAGTACCGAATGCCTTCATTCAATTGGCAGGCCCTCAAACCCAACCAGGTGGCTGGAACCATCTTCAATGAGCTGGATGACGAGAACGTTTTGGGG GAGTTGAACATGGACGCATTTGAGGAGCAGTTTAAGACCAAGGCCCAGACAGCCCAGGCTGACGTGGGGACTCTGAGAGCGAAGGTGGCCCAGAAGATCCCCAGCAAAGTGTCCCTACTGGAGTCCAACAGGGCCAAGAACCTGGCCATCACCCTGCGCAAGGGAGGCATGACCACCTCGGACATCTGCACCGCTATAGAGAC gtataacCAGGAAGCTCTGAGCCTGGACTTCCTGGAGCTGCTGGAGCGTTTCATCCCCTCAGAGTACGAAGTCAAGCTCATCCAGAACTACGAGCGAGACGGGAGGCCCCTGGACGAGCTCCCCGAGGAGGACCGCTTCATGGTGCGCTTTGGCAAGATCCCACGGCTAGCCCAGCGCATCAGCACACTCACCTTCATGGGCAACTTCCCCGAGAGCATCCAGCTCATCCAGCCG CAACTCAACGCAATCATCGCTGCCTCAATGTCAATCAAGTCCTCTAGCAAGCTGAAGAAGATCCTTGAG ATCATCCTAGCCTTTGGAAACTACATGAACAGCAGCAAGAGAGGAGCAGCCTATGGGTTCCGCCTGCAGAGTCTCGACTTG CTCTTAGACACTAAGTCCACAGACCGGAAACAGACTCTGCTGCACTTCATAGTGAGTATCATCCAGGAGAAATACCCTGAGCTCCAAGCCTTCCACAGCGAGCTGCACTTCATGGACAAGGCTGCTCTGGTGTCCCTGGATAGTATTCTGCAGGACGTGTGTGCCCTGAAGAGGGGCATGGAGGTGACCAGGAAAGAGTTTGCCGTACAGGAAGACAACCCTGTGCTGCAAGATTTCCTCACCAGCAACAATGACCTGCTGGACTCTGTAGTAGAAGATGGCAAGACTGCCCAG GATGTGTATGAATCAACAGTGGAGTACTTTGGAGAGAACCCTAAAACCACACCTCCCTCCATGTTCTTCCCTGTCTTCGTGAGGTTCATCAAGGCCTATAAG CAAGCAGAGCAGGAGAATGAGCAGAGGAAAAAGCAGGATGTGTTGTCCAGAGAAGGGAGGACAGGGCCACCGTCAACATCGACATCAGCTAAGCCTGAAATACCACAGAAG CAGGTACCTATGATGCCCAAGCTGCCCCAGATGGACCTGATAGCGGAGCTGAAGAGGCGGCAGGTGATCCCCCTGGTCCGGGAGGGCAAGGATGGAGCCATCGAGGACATCATCACAG ACCTGAGGAACCAGCcgtacagacggacagacgggtCCCGAGTCAGCGCCAAGTGGAAGCCCGGGCAAAAGCTCCAAGTCTCTTCTGATATTTCCCTGTGA
- the LOC129840695 gene encoding formin-like protein 1 isoform X2 (The sequence of the model RefSeq protein was modified relative to this genomic sequence to represent the inferred CDS: added 84 bases not found in genome assembly) yields the protein MGNAAGSMEFPTGKEGKTVSFPPGSETPQKQAAGPKIPMPAEEELEERFNVVLNSMNLPPDKVKILCQYDNEKKWELVCDQERFQVKNPPSAYLLKLRSYLDQGGVSRKFKRRVQESTQVLRELEISLRTNHIGWAQEFLSEENRGLDFLVDYMSFAQCAVTYDMDSLDNGTATPDKSVEDLTRSAGNSPIHSASKAARSLTVRFNALHSRKAMRNSRLVSQKDDVHLCIMCLRAIMNYQSGFNLVMTHPCCVNEITLSLNNRNPRTKALVLELLAAVCLVRGGHDIILSAFDNFKEVCGERSRFEKLMEYFSNEDSNIDFMVACMQFINIVVHSVENMNFRVHLQYEFSHHGLDDYLQRLKFTESDRLLVQIQAYLDNVFDVGALLEDAETKNALLEHMEELQDHNAQISSRLQESEREALETVSELEKHLIQTTKEVELLKESLRESCAQVTILQQREIEREIERERERERQRDRDRSAQALAELEEKVQGLVDQQLIRIERSSSGHLDLHVIPFILPVSIHAETEQITTVDGPVAPPTSVVPPPPPAPPLPGATEVTAQAPPPPPPPPPPPPPPCPTAPPPLPPPLPGGGMALPPPPPSVGMAPPFGGMHDGHTGNRNKKPIQTKYRMPSFNWQALKPNQVAGTIFNELDDENVLGELNMDAFEEQFKTKAQTAQADVGTLRAKVAQKIPSKVSLLESNRAKNLAITLRKGGMTTSDICTAIETYNQEALSLDFLELLERFIPSEYEVKLIQNYERDGRPLDELPEEDRFMVRFGKIPRLAQRISTLTFMGNFPESIQLIQPQLNAIIAASMSIKSSSKLKKILEIILAFGNYMNSSKRGAAYGFRLQSLDLLLDTKSTDRKQTLLHFIVSIIQEKYPELQAFHSELHFMDKAALVSLDSILQDVCALKRGMEVTRKEFAVQEDNPVLQDFLTSNNDLLDSVVEDGKTAQDVYESTVEYFGENPKTTPPSMFFPVFVRFIKAYKQAEQENEQRKKQDVLSREGRTGPPSTSTSAKPEIPQKQVPMMPKLPQMDLIAELKRRQVIPLVREGKDGAIEDIITALKAVPFTARSGKRSSRLFCDSGFSDESPT from the exons GAACGGTTCCAAGTGAAGAATCCACCCTCTGCTTACTTGCTGAAGCTCAGAAGTTATCTTGACCAGGGAGGGGTTAGTCGTAAG TTCAAGAGGCGTGTCCAGGAGTCCACACAGGTCTTGAGAGAGCTGGAAATTTCCCTGAGGACCAATCATATTGG CTGGGCTCAGGAGTTCCTCAGTGAGGAGAACCGGGGCCTGGACTTCCTGGTTGACTATATGTCCTTCGCCCAATGTGCCGTCAC CTATGACATGGACAGTTTGGACAACGGGACAGCCACACCGGACAAATCTGTGGAGGACTTGACGAGGAGTGCCGGTAACTCTCCGATCCATAGTGCTTCTAAAGCTGCTCGTTCCCTTACTGTGAG ATTCAACGCTCTCCACAGCAGGAAAGCGATGAGGAACTCACGCCTCGTCAGTCAGAAAGACGACGTTCACCTCTGCATCATGTGCCTCCGTGCAATCATGAACTACCAG TCTGGGTTTAACCTGGTGATGACCCACCCGTGTTGTGTGAACGAGATCACCCTCAGCCTCAACAACAGGAACCCCAG GACCAAAGCTCTAGTTCTGGAGCTGCTGGCTGCTGTATGTCTAGTGAGGGGCGGTCATGACATCATCCTCTCCGCTTTTGACAACTTCAAAGAG GTATGTGGAGAGAGGAGCCGATTCGAGAAGCTCATGGAGTATTTCTCCAATGAAGACAGCAACATTGACTTCATG GTGGCGTGCATGCAGTTCATCAACATCGTGGTCCACTCCGTTGAGAACATGAACTTCAGGGTTCATCTGCAGTATGAGTTTAGCCACCATGGCCTGGATGACTACCTCCAG AGGTTAAAGTTCACGGAGAGTGACAGGCTGCTGGTGCAGATCCAGGCCTACCTGGACAACGTGTTTGATGTGGGGGCTCTGCTGGAGGATGCGGAGACCAAGAATGCCCTGTTGGAGCACATGGAGGAGCTGCAGGACCACAATGCACAG ataAGCAGCAGATtgcaagagagtgagagggaggcgTTGGAGACAGTGTCAGAGTTGGAGAAACATCTCATCCAGACCACCAAAGAGGTGGAGCTGCTAAAG GAGAGTCTGCGTGAGTCCTGTGCCCAGGTGACCATTTTACaacagagggagatagagagagagatagaacgagagagggaacgagagaggcagagggatagAGATCGTTCGGCCCAGGCCTTGGCGGAGCTGGAGGAGAAAGTTCAGGGGCTTGTGGACCAGCAGCTGATTCGAATTGAGCGCTCGTCCTCGGGACACCTGGACCTCCATGTCATCCCTTTCATccttcctgtttccatccatgCTGAAACAG AACAAATCACGACTGTCGATGGACCTGTGGCCCCTCCCACATCTGTAGTCCCGCCCCCACCTCCTGCTCCTCCATTACCTGGTGCAACAGAGGTCACGGCacaagctcctcctcctcctcctcctcctcctcctcctcctccccctccatgcCCGACGGCACCACcacctctgcccccccctcttCCAGGGGGTGGTATGGCCCTCCCGCCACCACCTCCAAGTGTTGGAATGGCCCCGCCATTTGGGGGCATGCATGATGGACACACCG GTAACAGAAACAAGAAGCCCATTCAGACTAAGTACCGAATGCCTTCATTCAATTGGCAGGCCCTCAAACCCAACCAGGTGGCTGGAACCATCTTCAATGAGCTGGATGACGAGAACGTTTTGGGG GAGTTGAACATGGACGCATTTGAGGAGCAGTTTAAGACCAAGGCCCAGACAGCCCAGGCTGACGTGGGGACTCTGAGAGCGAAGGTGGCCCAGAAGATCCCCAGCAAAGTGTCCCTACTGGAGTCCAACAGGGCCAAGAACCTGGCCATCACCCTGCGCAAGGGAGGCATGACCACCTCGGACATCTGCACCGCTATAGAGAC gtataacCAGGAAGCTCTGAGCCTGGACTTCCTGGAGCTGCTGGAGCGTTTCATCCCCTCAGAGTACGAAGTCAAGCTCATCCAGAACTACGAGCGAGACGGGAGGCCCCTGGACGAGCTCCCCGAGGAGGACCGCTTCATGGTGCGCTTTGGCAAGATCCCACGGCTAGCCCAGCGCATCAGCACACTCACCTTCATGGGCAACTTCCCCGAGAGCATCCAGCTCATCCAGCCG CAACTCAACGCAATCATCGCTGCCTCAATGTCAATCAAGTCCTCTAGCAAGCTGAAGAAGATCCTTGAG ATCATCCTAGCCTTTGGAAACTACATGAACAGCAGCAAGAGAGGAGCAGCCTATGGGTTCCGCCTGCAGAGTCTCGACTTG CTCTTAGACACTAAGTCCACAGACCGGAAACAGACTCTGCTGCACTTCATAGTGAGTATCATCCAGGAGAAATACCCTGAGCTCCAAGCCTTCCACAGCGAGCTGCACTTCATGGACAAGGCTGCTCTGGTGTCCCTGGATAGTATTCTGCAGGACGTGTGTGCCCTGAAGAGGGGCATGGAGGTGACCAGGAAAGAGTTTGCCGTACAGGAAGACAACCCTGTGCTGCAAGATTTCCTCACCAGCAACAATGACCTGCTGGACTCTGTAGTAGAAGATGGCAAGACTGCCCAG GATGTGTATGAATCAACAGTGGAGTACTTTGGAGAGAACCCTAAAACCACACCTCCCTCCATGTTCTTCCCTGTCTTCGTGAGGTTCATCAAGGCCTATAAG CAAGCAGAGCAGGAGAATGAGCAGAGGAAAAAGCAGGATGTGTTGTCCAGAGAAGGGAGGACAGGGCCACCGTCAACATCGACATCAGCTAAGCCTGAAATACCACAGAAG CAGGTACCTATGATGCCCAAGCTGCCCCAGATGGACCTGATAGCGGAGCTGAAGAGGCGGCAGGTGATCCCCCTGGTCCGGGAGGGCAAGGATGGAGCCATCGAGGACATCATCACAG CTCTAAAGGCTGTGCCCTTCACGGCTCGCTCTGGCAAGCGCTCCTCTCGCCTCTTCTGCGACTCTGGCTTCAGTGATGAGAGCCCCACATAA